The Helianthus annuus cultivar XRQ/B chromosome 16, HanXRQr2.0-SUNRISE, whole genome shotgun sequence genome includes a window with the following:
- the LOC110917445 gene encoding uncharacterized protein LOC110917445 translates to MVDARNVNDDDDDDDDTARQEAFNSKVTEVAEGVMQANLPRLAQEVESRVLGVLEAMMTSKIEELKEMIEGSKGKGKERRCTYKDFMACHPATYDGKIDPIACQRWISNIGAVFIRSRCDKEDQVMFATGQLTLQAKDWWDAHSKEVGEDKLQEMTWQEFKEPFMKYHCPQSAVDKIQEDFLRLRQKDETINEISNTFMDKMKFCGYFVKTERMKINRFYGILKAEFREFITPSKCETLDELINLARDREIEIKRQEERGEKRSTEKGTNASPSKKARFQDQGRKDKSKHYKKNAN, encoded by the coding sequence ATGGTTGACGCAAGAAacgttaatgatgatgatgatgatgatgatgatacggCTCGTCAAGAAGCATTTAATAGCAAAGTCACAGAAGTGGCGGAAGGGGTTATGCAAGCTAATCTTCCACGATTAGCTCAAGAAGTAGAAAGTCGGGTGTTAGGAGTTTTGGAGGCCATGATGACTAGCAAGATCGAAGAATTAAAAGAAATGATTGAGGGATCTAAAGGTAAAGGCAAAGAACGACGGTGCACGTATAAAGATTTCATGGCATGCCATCCTGCAACGTATGATGGTAAAATCGACCCGATCGCATGCCAAAGATGGATTTCAAACATAGGAGCGGTATTTATACGAAGTCGGTGTGACAAGGAAGACCAGGTGATGTTCGCTACTGGTCAACTCACCCTTCAGGCGAAGGATTGGTGGGATGCGCATAGTAAGGAAGTTGGGGAGGACAAGCTACAAGAGATGACTTGGCAGGAATTCAAGGAACCTTTTATGAAATACCACTGTCCTCAGTCAGCCGTCGATAAGATTCAGGAGGATTTCTTACGCCTCCGACAGAAAGATGAAACGATAAACGAAATATCAAACACGTTCATGGACAAGATGAAGTTTTGCGGATACTTTGTAAAGACAGAAAGAATGAAGATCAACCGCTTTTATGGTATATTAAAGGCAGAATTTAGGGAGTTCATCACTCCCTCAAAGTGTGAAACCCTTGACGAGCTTATCAATCTGGCACGGGATAGAGAAATTGAAATTAAGAGGCAAGAAGAACGTGGGGAAAAGAGGTCGACAGAGAAGGGGACAAATGCAAGTCCATCTAAAAAGGCGAGGTTCCAAGATCAGGGAAGGAAAGATAAGTCAAAGCACTACAAAAAAAATGCCAATTAG